A stretch of the Ictidomys tridecemlineatus isolate mIctTri1 chromosome 5, mIctTri1.hap1, whole genome shotgun sequence genome encodes the following:
- the Lbp gene encoding LOW QUALITY PROTEIN: lipopolysaccharide-binding protein (The sequence of the model RefSeq protein was modified relative to this genomic sequence to represent the inferred CDS: deleted 1 base in 1 codon) has translation MGPLARALLAALLGILLTPAPGALGTNPGLVARITDKGLEYAAREGLVTLQKKLRETKLPDFFGDFRIKHVGRGHYEFHSLDIPSCELSCSALKPLVGRGLSLTISDSSVQVQGRWKVRMSFLKLDGHFNMHVKGITISVTLLLGSEDSGRPTVTTSSCSSHIHDLDVDISGDLRWLLKLFHDQIESKFRKMLETKICSMIDKSVTSDLQPYLQTLPVIAEIDSFAGVDYSLTEAPQATANMLDIMFKGEIFHLNHRSAVPFLAPAINVPEDHDRMLYFAVSNYVFNTASRVYYEAGYLNFSITDDMIPPDSIIRLTTKSFRAFLPLIGKLYPNMNLELQGALLRAPLLTFSPGNLSLAPQLGIDAFVLLPNSLKQFVFRLGVTTNITATLAFNTSKITGLLTPGRVQVELKESKLGFFNVEMMEALLNYYIRETLYPKVNDKLAEGFPLPLPRRIQLHDLLLQIHKDFLFLGANVQYMRV, from the exons ATGGGGCCCTTGGCCAGGGCCCTGCTGGCCGCACTGCTGGGGATCCTGCTCACACCTGCCCCAGGGGCTCTGGGCACCAACCCGGGCCTGGTGGCCAGGATCACTGACAAAGGCCTGGAGTATG CGGCCAGAGAGGGGCTGGTGACCTTGCAGAAGAAGCTGCGTGAGACCAAACTGCCTGACTTCTTCGGGGACTTCAGGATCAAGCATGTGGGCCGTGGGCACTATGAGTTTCACAG CCTGGACATCCCCAGCTGTGAGCTGAGCTGCTCTGCTCTGAAGCCCCTGGTGGGCAGGGGCCTGAGTCTAACCATCTCCGACTCCTCCGTCCAGGTCCAGGGCAGGTGGAAGGTGCGCATGTCCTTCCT GAAGCTGGACGGCCACTTCAACATGCACGTCAAGGGCATCACCATCTCCGTCACACTGCTCTTGGGCAGCGAGGACTCGGGGAGGCCCACAGTCACCACCTCCAGCTGCAGCAGCCACATCCATGATCTGGATGTGGACATCTCGGGAGATCTGAG GTGGCTGCTGAAACTCTTCCATGACCAGATCGAGTCCAAGTTTCGAAAAATGTTGGAAACCAAG atttgcaGTATGATTGATAAATCAGTGACCTCCGACCTA CAGCcttatctccaaactctgccag TCATCGCAGAGATTGACAGCTTCGCAGGGGTCGACTACAGTTTAACGGAGGCCCCTCAGGCAACCGCCAACATGCTGGATATCATGTTTAAG gGTGAAATTTTCCATCTTAATCACCGCTCTGCAGTTCCCTTCCTTGCCCCGGCCATCAACGTTCCTGAGGACCACGACCGAATGCTCTACTTTGCCGTCTCTAATTATGTCTTCAACACCGCCAGCCGGGTGTACTACGAAGCAGGGTACCTGAACTTCTCCATCACAGATGACATG ATCCCACCTGACTCCATCATCCGACTGACCACCAAGTCCTTCCGTGCCTTCCTGCCCCTG ATAGGCAAGCTGTACCCCAACATGAACCTGGAGCTCCAGGGAGCCCTGCTTCGGGCCCCGCTCCTGACCTTCAGCCCTGGGAATCTCTCCTTGGCCCCCCAGCTGGGAATCGATGCCTTTGTGCTCCTGCCTAACTCTCTCAAGCAGTTTGTCTTCCGGCTCGGTGTG ACCACTAATATAACCGCCACGTTGGCCTTCAATACCAGCAAGATCACTGGGCTCCTGACCCCAGGAAG GGTACAAGTGGAACTGAAAGAATCCAAACTTGGATTCTTCAAT GTGGAGATGATGGAGGCGCTGCTCAACTACTACATCCGGGAGACTCTCTACCCCAAGGTCAATG ATAAGCTGGCTGAAGgcttccccctccctctgccaAGGCGTATTCAGCTCCATGATCTCCTTCTCCAGATTCACAAG GACTTCCTGTTCTTGGGTGCCAATGTCCAGTATATGAGAGTTTGA